In one Bacteroidota bacterium genomic region, the following are encoded:
- a CDS encoding DUF1801 domain-containing protein, translating to MRSEAKTPNEYFKSLPEERKEAMDELRKNILKNLPKGFQEAMGYGMVGYCVPHSIYPNGYHCDPKQPLPFMGLASQKNFIAFYHMGIYANKDLHDWFVSEFPKHSKYKLDMGKSCIRFKKTDGIPYKLIGELVKKVSVKDWISTYEKAFKK from the coding sequence ATGCGCTCAGAAGCCAAAACTCCGAATGAATATTTTAAATCTTTACCGGAAGAACGTAAAGAAGCAATGGATGAATTGCGAAAAAACATTCTGAAAAATTTACCGAAGGGTTTTCAGGAAGCCATGGGTTATGGCATGGTTGGCTATTGTGTACCGCATTCAATTTATCCAAATGGCTATCATTGCGATCCTAAACAACCACTTCCTTTTATGGGATTGGCTTCACAAAAAAACTTCATTGCATTTTATCACATGGGGATTTATGCCAATAAAGACTTACACGATTGGTTTGTGAGCGAATTTCCAAAACACAGTAAATACAAATTAGACATGGGGAAAAGTTGTATTCGCTTTAAGAAAACAGACGGAATTCCTTATAAATTAATTGGAGAACTAGTAAAAAAAGTAAGTGTGAAAGATTGGATTTCTACTTATGAAAAAGCGTTTAAAAAATAA
- a CDS encoding metallophosphoesterase codes for MFWRFFIFFIIVTVIEIYFLQAVKTFSQDFSDGKKKAVLWVAYALAFYNIAIAVISLFHPVPEWSAKFRFISAAGLILVICKLFGISFLLIDDIIRMFKWLYQIIFVKAQANETINENGISRIKFLSQLAITFTVIPAVSFLYGMIKGAYKYRVHKAEVRSPNLPEAFDGFKIVQISDIHIGSFMDNEPVKKAFDIVMQQGADVILFTGDLVNNIADETRGFEEQLKSLKAPHGVYSVLGNHDYGDYVSWPTEEAKKQNLDALKKVHADSGWKLMMNEHVALEKDGQKIALLGIENWGANMHFPKYGKMHLAYEGANEYPFKILMSHDPSHWDKQIRTEYPDIDLTLSGHTHGMQFGIEIPGFKWSPVQYIYKQWAGLYKQDNQHLYVNRGLGFLGYPGRVGIWPEITVIELKRA; via the coding sequence ATGTTTTGGCGGTTTTTCATATTCTTTATTATTGTAACTGTAATCGAAATCTATTTCTTACAGGCTGTTAAAACATTTAGCCAGGATTTTAGTGATGGAAAAAAGAAGGCCGTTCTTTGGGTGGCTTATGCATTAGCTTTTTATAACATTGCCATTGCTGTAATCTCCTTATTTCATCCGGTTCCTGAATGGAGCGCGAAGTTTCGTTTTATCTCTGCCGCAGGGTTAATACTTGTAATTTGTAAGCTGTTTGGCATTAGTTTTTTATTAATTGATGATATTATCCGCATGTTTAAATGGCTTTACCAAATCATTTTTGTAAAAGCACAGGCCAACGAAACCATTAACGAGAATGGCATTTCCCGCATAAAATTCTTAAGTCAGTTAGCCATCACTTTTACAGTTATTCCTGCAGTTTCCTTTTTATACGGCATGATAAAAGGAGCCTATAAGTATCGTGTTCATAAAGCAGAAGTGAGAAGTCCGAATTTACCGGAAGCATTCGACGGATTTAAAATTGTTCAGATATCCGATATTCATATTGGTTCATTTATGGATAATGAGCCGGTAAAAAAAGCATTTGATATCGTGATGCAACAAGGCGCGGATGTGATTTTATTTACCGGTGATTTGGTAAACAACATTGCAGATGAAACACGTGGCTTCGAAGAGCAATTAAAAAGTTTAAAAGCACCCCATGGTGTGTATTCCGTTTTAGGTAATCATGATTATGGTGACTATGTAAGTTGGCCAACAGAGGAAGCTAAGAAACAAAATCTGGATGCACTCAAAAAGGTACATGCCGATTCGGGATGGAAATTAATGATGAATGAGCATGTGGCATTGGAAAAAGACGGACAAAAAATTGCTTTATTGGGAATAGAAAATTGGGGTGCAAACATGCATTTTCCTAAATATGGAAAAATGCATTTGGCGTATGAAGGCGCTAATGAGTATCCGTTTAAAATATTAATGAGTCACGATCCATCGCATTGGGATAAACAAATACGCACAGAGTATCCTGATATTGATTTAACCTTAAGCGGACATACACACGGAATGCAGTTTGGAATTGAAATTCCGGGATTTAAATGGAGTCCGGTGCAATATATATACAAACAATGGGCCGGTTTATACAAGCAGGATAATCAGCATTTATACGTAAACAGAGGCTTAGGCTTTTTAGGTTATCCGGGCAGAGTAGGAATTTGGCCTGAGATAACTGTTATCGAATTAAAACGCGCTTAA